In Salvelinus alpinus chromosome 32, SLU_Salpinus.1, whole genome shotgun sequence, the sequence CTTCGTCGAGGGAACTGCACTGTACTGCTGCTGCACCACtacctgttgctgctgctgctgctgctgctgcttctcctCCTGGTGAACACGCTGGTGCCTGGACAGGGAAGAGGAGTGGTTGAACCTCTTCCCACAGTGGCCGCAGGTGTAGCTCTTCCCCTCCGAGTGGACTCTTTGGTGGCGGGACAGGGAGGAGGAATGATTGAAGCTCTTGTCGCAGTGGTTGCAGGTGTACGGTTTGTCTCCCgcgcctccccctcccccctggtGCATCCTTGACTGCTGCTTCATAGTGGACCCGTAGGAGAAGGCCTTGCCCTGGGGAGGGGAGGAGTAGATGCGTGCCTCCAGGTGGACCTTGTGGTGCCGGGAGAGCGAGGAGGAGTGGTTGAAGCTCTTGTCGCACTGGGCGCAGGAGTAGGGTTTCCCACCCGAGTGGACCAGTTGGTGTTTCTTAAGGTGGCGCTTGCGGACAAAGCTCTTCCTGCACTGGTTGCACTTGTAAGGCTTCTCCCCAGAGTGGATGCGCTGGTGCTCCCGCAGGGTTGCGGCTGCGGCAAAGCACTTCCCGCACTGTGTGCAGCGGTGAGGCTTGTCCCCTGCGTGGGTTTTCTGGTGCTGCTTCAGGCTAGAGGCCGTGGTGAAGCCCTTTCCGCACTGGGAACAGGTGAAGGGCTTCTCCCTGGCGTGGAGCTCctggtgctttttgaggtggcGCCGGCGGATGAAGCTCTTCCTGCACTGGGTACACTTGTACGGCTTATCCTCCGAGTGCATCTTCATGTGCTCCCGCAGGGTGATGGCCGCCGCGAAGCTCTTGCCGCATTCCGAGCAACGGTGGGGCTTCTCCGGGCTGTGGATCATCTGGTGAGACTTGAGGTTGAAAGCGTCGATTACCCCCTTTCCCACCATCTCCACGCCTGTGGTGGCATACGCTTTCTCCTTCATGTGGATCTTCATGTGCTGCTTGAGGCTCGACTCCACAGCGAAGCTATCGCCACAGTGCACGCAGATATAAGGGTTGGTGGCCTTGTGGATCTCGAAGTGCTGGTGCAGGTCGGCCATGCTGCCGAAGATCTCTCCGCACTCGTTGCATTGCAGGCCGTGGGCCTCGTGGATAACCACGCCATTCTCGGACTCCACCGTCAGCTCGCCGCCCACGTGGTCCGACTCCACCTTAACCACATGTTCAGTCTCGGTTTTTAGCAGCACCTCTCCCAGCAGCGCCTCCCCCTTGCCCCCGCCCCCCATGGTGAAGCACTGGATCTCCCCGTGGTGGTCCGGCTTGGTCACGTAGTCGTGGTCAGTCTCTGTGACGATGGCATCCACACAGGCCACGGCAGTGAGCCCTTGGATCTTGGCCAGGTCGGCCCCGTGGATCTCCAGCTCCAGGCCACGTTTCTCCTCCGTCATGATCTCTGTCTCGGCCGCATAATGCAGGTCAACCTGGCTGTGGGCAATGACACACTCCGACCCCAGCGTGTCAAGGCCGGGTGTGTCACACTCAGTCTCTGAATCGGCCATGAGAACACACTCCAGCCCGACGACCTCCGTTTTAGAGCCGGACGGGAAGCTTAGAGGGACTTGGGGTAGGAAGAGATCCACTTAGTATGGCTAGCACAACAGGGTTGGTAGTAGTGCTTAGATTCTCAGTCAGAGACCTGTCAGGTGGAAGCAATATAAGATACAGATTAAGTGATGTGACATTGAGCTATCATTTACATCTCAACTAAGTGTTTCCATGCTAATGACGTGAacagtagtactgtagaacagtTTCAATGCTACGGATACTAAAGCACAGAGCTGCTGGTGTAACAGTAATAGATTCAATTATAGGTATTTATCCTCGCAGAAAAAGGCAGAATGCTGTTCAGTTTGTGCAATACAAACCAAGAAAACATCTGAAACTTTATAAGGAGCCATAGCTTCTGCACTGACACACTTGTTATTAGCCAGATATCTAGCCAGCCAAGACCCCCAGCTAGCAATAATTTAAGGCTAACTAGCCAAGTGACTAGGGTACCAGTGTCAACAATACACAGAACAAAATAAAATTACAAAATACTTGTATTTATTCTGCAGAGACAAAGGGTGTATCCCGTAATCTAACAAAGGGCAAACATTTCACGAATTTAGAAATTATTTTAAACAGTTGAAATACATTAATACTTCGTTAGCTGGCTATAAATTGCTATCTAGCGGGCTAAATGTTATTTAGCACCAAAGTTATGCGCAAGAGCTGAGGCTACCTAGGCAGATGCAGAATGGATATCATGCAATTACTGACTAACCGATATAAAAGATGGACGAGAGTTTCACATAAGCCTTAAGTTCACAAAAAATGTGAAATGGCATGAAAATAGTCTAAACACATTCTTTAACTAGGTAGACCAACATAACATTAACCACCTTGGCTACATAGCCAACATTAGcccgctagttagctggctagggGAGGGGAAAACAACTTGACGACACAGCATTGTTAGCGGCTAATGTTTGTCGAGTTAGCGCGCTAACTAGCTTTGTAGCTGAtaactagctggctagttagTTAGCCGCATGGCTGAACAACAAATCAAGAGTTTCCCCCTCATATGTGCAACAAACCTTACATTCACCAAAGTAATTTTTCCACGGTTACGAATACAATAACGAATGCGGAAACCCTGACCCAGCTTGTGCGCAGTTTTAACAGGCCATCTTGTCTATGCCACACCACCACTTTCCAGCTAGCCAGGAAACATAAGATGGCTGCCGCTACGCTAGTTTCCGCCCTTCAAAGCGCATTTCAGAACTACGAGGGGGTTTCCCAAAAGTATTACAAAACCCATATTTAAGTAACGGTAGGATGAGCCACAAAGGCAGAAAATACATTTGTATACAACCCAAATATACAACACCGAGGTGCAGATGGGGTAGTTTTTCGCCATAATCCGATAAATCAGCCTGAAACAAAGATGGCTAACATTATCCGGGCGAGGAGTTTTCGCCTCGCTAAAAAGCCCGGGAAAGGCGACCCCATTTTATATAACAATGCATAACAAAGCACGGCTCAAATGCCTTCGAAATCATAAAATACACACAAGACGAATGGCTTATAATCTTAGTTAATTCAATTTACCAATGTATTGCAAGATTGAGAACGTTCGAGCACCAAGCTACCCAAATATCCTCGAGATGCGACAGCATTCCATGAGCATATTTTCAGCCCACATTCAGTATGGCCTAGCCTCGCGAGCTACTGCGCTAGCGTACTTTGCTAGCAGGCTACCTAGCCTAGATATCAAGCTAACTAGCTGGCTATATTCCTAGCCAGCAAGTACATACGGGGCCCGAGGTCCATTTTCTTGGGACCGTCACTGGGTGAAAATGAGTCACAGAAGTAAAATAACATTTGATAGTGGAATATTTTCAATTTGTGCAGAATTTAGGAATATATAACTTAACTAGATATCTGAATAGAAAATAAACGTGTACACAATGATCAACTAATCCTATACCCTGTTAATAGTCAACCTAAACAGACAAAATAAACAGCTGATTGGGATATTAATTAGTGTAGGTCCGCAGGGTACCCACCTCTTTGTCTTCGGGGTATGATGAAACAAAAAGTTTAAGGGCTCTGCACAACCGATTTCTCCTGGATGCTTGCTTGCGACTGACTGTCTGCAACGTCTTCCTCTCTCGCTTTCTGTAGAGCTTGCGCCACTGATCTTCTGGCGCCAACAACGCATTGTAGCTTGTCACTGGCACATCAATCAAGACTGCCCTCTATAGCCCCGGAGTAAAACATCGATTCAGGCCACTAAGGTTTAGGCCGATTGTCTACTGTACAAAGTCGCCTTCactaccctcctctcttctatcccccctattctctcactctctctcgctcaattcaattcaaagggttttattggcaagggaaacatatgtttacattgccaaagcaagtgaaatacataataaacaaaagtgaaataatcaaTCAGTAAACAGGGAACATTACacacaaaagtttcaaaagaatatagacatttcacatgtcatattatggctatgtacagtgttgtagtgatgtgcaaatatactgaacaaaaatataaatgcaacatgcaaacatttaaaagattttactgagttacagttcatataaggaaatcagtcaattgaaatacattcaataggccctaatctatggatttcacatgactgggaatacagatatgcatctgttggtcacagataccttaaaaaaaggtaggggcctggatcagaaaaccagtctatATCTATTGtgcccaccatttgcctcatgcaatgTGATTCATcttcttcacatagagttgatcaggctgttgattgtggcctgtggaatgttgtctctctcctcttcaatggctctgcgaagttgctggatattggcgggaaatggaacacgctgtcgtacacgtcgatccagagcatcccaaacattctcaatgggtgacatgtctggtgagtatccaggccatggaagaactgggacattccAGAAATTCGGTAcatatccttgcgacatggggctgtgcattatcatgctgaaacatgaggtgatggctgcagatgaatggcatgaaaatgggcatcaggatctcgtcaaggtatctctgtgcattcaaattgccacgataaaatacaattgtatttgttgtctgtagcttaagcctgcccataccataaccccactgccatcatggggcactctattcacaacattgacatcagcaaacagctcgcccacatgacgccatacaggTTGTCTGCAGTTGTAAGGTCGGTTCGACGTACTGCAAAATTctgtaaaacgacgttggaggtggcttatggtagagaaattaacattcagttccctggcaacagctcttgtggacattcctgcagttagcaatAGCCAATAGCTCCCtcaaagggttagggttatgtacaagttgagatactggggtgcaaaggagcaagatcaATAAATACCGTATGctgatgaggtagattggatggactatttacagatgagctatgtacaggtgcagtgatctgtgagctgctctgatagctggtgcttaaagctagtgagggaggtaagagtctccagcttcagagatttttgcagttcgttccagtcattggcagcagagaactgtaaggagaggcggccaaaggaagaattggctttggcggtgacaagtgagatatacctgctggagcggatgctacgggtgggtgctgctatggtgaccagtgagctgagataaggtggggctttacctagcagaaacttgtagatgacctggagccagtgggtttggcgacgagtatgaagcgagggccagccaacgagagcggtgggtagtatatgaggctttggtgacaaaacggatggcactgtgatagactgcatccaatttgttgagtagagtggtggaggctattttgtaaatgacatcgccaaagtcaagaatcggtaggatggtcagttttacgagggtatgtttggcagcatgattggaggatgctttgttgcgaagtaGGAAGcctattctagatttaattttggattggagatgcttagtgtgagtctggaaggagagtttacagtctaaccagacacctaggtatttgtagttgttcacatattctaagtcagaactgtccagagtagtgatgctagtcgggcgggcgggtgcgggcagcgatcggttgaagagcatgcatttacttttacttgcatttaagagcagttggaggccacggaaggagagttgtatggcattgaagctcatctggaggttagttaacacagtgtccaacgaagggccagaggtatacagaatggtgtcgtctgcgtagaggtggatcaaagaatcaccagcagcgagagcgacatcattgatgtatacagagaatagagtcggcccaagaattgaaccctgtggcacccccatagagactgccagtggTCCAgataacaggccctccgatttgacacactgaactatatctaagaagtagttggtgaaccaagcgaggcaatcatttgagaaaccaaggctgttgagtctgccaataagaatgttgtgattgacagagtcgaaagccttagccaggttgatgactacggctgcacagtaatgtctcttatcgatggcggttatgatattgtttaggac encodes:
- the LOC139562712 gene encoding zinc finger protein 345-like, giving the protein MADSETECDTPGLDTLGSECVIAHSQVDLHYAAETEIMTEEKRGLELEIHGADLAKIQGLTAVACVDAIVTETDHDYVTKPDHHGEIQCFTMGGGGKGEALLGEVLLKTETEHVVKVESDHVGGELTVESENGVVIHEAHGLQCNECGEIFGSMADLHQHFEIHKATNPYICVHCGDSFAVESSLKQHMKIHMKEKAYATTGVEMVGKGVIDAFNLKSHQMIHSPEKPHRCSECGKSFAAAITLREHMKMHSEDKPYKCTQCRKSFIRRRHLKKHQELHAREKPFTCSQCGKGFTTASSLKQHQKTHAGDKPHRCTQCGKCFAAAATLREHQRIHSGEKPYKCNQCRKSFVRKRHLKKHQLVHSGGKPYSCAQCDKSFNHSSSLSRHHKVHLEARIYSSPPQGKAFSYGSTMKQQSRMHQGGGGGAGDKPYTCNHCDKSFNHSSSLSRHQRVHSEGKSYTCGHCGKRFNHSSSLSRHQRVHQEEKQQQQQQQQQVVVQQQYSAVPSTKGFPHTTILKQRILASEKPYRCSQCGKGFNHSSSLSRHHRIHIDQ